One region of Cucurbita pepo subsp. pepo cultivar mu-cu-16 chromosome LG03, ASM280686v2, whole genome shotgun sequence genomic DNA includes:
- the LOC111791196 gene encoding uncharacterized protein LOC111791196, with product MAMALRSIDNVPLVTPKMPKKQTNVAADPIQKRNDENQNPVPPPADAAIDYVSSENLKPLTNPNSNDFIEGLDSKDWVKVCESLNNARRLALFHSDLLLSSLEKIIAVLIKSMKNPRSALIKTSIMASSDIFNSFGDRLLDASTSNAFDQLLLQLLLKASQDKKFVCEEADKALKALVQSTTPLPLLQKLRPYVSHSNHRVRAKAAIPISDCVSKMGLEEMKQHGIVPLLQMAADLLNDRLPEAREAARCIVMGMFKALTQNEEQKQEAWQSFCQANLSPIHAQSLLKVATSSQ from the exons ATGGCCATGGCTCTCAGATCCATTGATAATGTTCCGCTGGTTACGCCAAAAATGCCGAAGAAACAAACCAATGTGGCGGCGGATCCAATCCAGAAGCGAAACGATGAGAATCAGAATCCGGTTCCTCCTCCTGCAGACGCCGCCATTGATTATGTTTCTTCTGAGAATCTGAAGCCCTTGACGAACCCTAATTCTAAT GATTTCATTGAAGGATTGGATTCGAAAGATTGGGTGAAGGTCTGCGAATCGCTCAATAATGCTAGGCGTCTCGCGCTATTTCACTCGGATCTCTTGCTGTCCTCGTT AGAGAAAATTATAGCGGTGCTGATTAAGTCGATGAAAAACCCTAGAAGTGCTTTAATCAAGACCTCAATCATGGCTTCGTCTGACATTTTTAACTCGTTTGGCGATCGGTTGCTCGACGCATCCACTAGCAATGCATTTGATCAATTG CTGCTTCAATTACTTCTCAAAGCTTCTCAAGACAAAAAGTTTGTGTGTGAAGAAGCAGACAAGGCACTGAAAGCTCTAGTGCAATCCACGACTCCTCTGCCTCTGCTGCAGAAACTTCGGCCATATGTTTCCCATTCCAACCACAGAGTCAGAGCCAAAGCCGCCATTCCAATCTCTGATTGTGTCTCTAAGATG GGTCTGGAAGAAATGAAGCAACATGGGATTGTTCCATTGCTTCAGATGGCCGCAGATTTGTTGAACGATAGGCTACCTGAGGCAAGGGAAGCAGCTCGGTGTATTGTGATGGGAATGTTCAAAGCATTGACACAGaatgaagaacagaaacaGGAAGCTTGGCAAAGCTTTTGCCAAGCTAATCTGTCGCCCATTCATGCTCAGTCCTTGCTCAAAGTTGCTACCTCCTCTCAGTAG